The genomic interval AACAGACACCTTTGAGAATATTGACGGCGATTATTTGGCTATTGAACCTAATACTCCATGTCCTGTACTTTATGGTATTAGAGCAAACGATCCCGAAAGCCTTAAAAAAGCCCAAAAAATTGTAATTAATGGTGAGGAAGTAGAAAGATACTGTATTTATTTAACAAATCAACATACTGATATGCATCTGGAGGATGCTAGGGATATTGCCTCCATGAAACAATACAGCTCATATATTGTTGAGGGTTTCGTTAAAGACAAACCTCACACTATTGAAGGTGGACATCTGTTCTTTACACTTGGGGATGAAAGTGGTTCCATTGAATGTGCTGCTTATGAACCTACCAAAGATTTTAGAAAAATCGTTGCTAGGTTAAGACCTAAGGATAAAGTTAAGTTATATGGTGGTATTGGAAAGGAAAACACATTTAATATTGAAAAATTCCAAGTGCTTAAATTGAATAATATTGCCTATAGAAATCCAAAATGTCCTGAATGTGGTAAAACCTTAAGCTCTGCAGGTCATAATAAAGGATTTAAGTGTAAACATTGCGGATATATTTTAAGAGACTCCTCTAAAATTCTTTATGAAATTAGTCGTCAATTAAAAGAGGGAAAATTCTATGAAACTCCTGTATCTGCACGTAGGCATTTGGCAAAACCACTTGTTCGTATGAATTTAAGTGATTAGATTCATATCTTCCTTTTTTGTCTAGTTTTTTCACTTTTTGTTTAGTGGTCTAATATTTTTTAATCTTTTTTTCATTTTTATAATATTTTTCTTAAATATTAATATATTATATTAATTTTTTTTGAAGTTTTTAGCTTTTTTAATCAATTTTTATCTATTTTTCTGAATTTTTAAAAAATTCAATTCTCTTTTTGAAATTCTTAAAGTCCTTAATTTTTAATTTTTTTTAATCTTTTTATATTGGTTATTTTTATTAATATCCTGTTTGAATTCTATGTTTTTGGGGATTATGGACTTTATTTTAGTATTTTTTATAATTG from Methanobrevibacter boviskoreani JH1 carries:
- a CDS encoding TiaS agmantine-binding domain-containing protein codes for the protein MSYIYVGIDDTDSPDGMCTTYLCALVIQRLKDKGFTIEGYPRLIRLNPFARFKTRGNGGVSFKFPKEQFKDHDLNEAKKIILDAVEELAMFDCDNTNPGVVFYDGEITEEMEAFAYKALHSIITIEEAEEFAEHIGAEIHKFKKGRGIIGSIASMSCKLTDYTYELLAYRLKENRGTKRHIDYDSVVRMDKLTDTFENIDGDYLAIEPNTPCPVLYGIRANDPESLKKAQKIVINGEEVERYCIYLTNQHTDMHLEDARDIASMKQYSSYIVEGFVKDKPHTIEGGHLFFTLGDESGSIECAAYEPTKDFRKIVARLRPKDKVKLYGGIGKENTFNIEKFQVLKLNNIAYRNPKCPECGKTLSSAGHNKGFKCKHCGYILRDSSKILYEISRQLKEGKFYETPVSARRHLAKPLVRMNLSD